Proteins encoded by one window of Ramlibacter tataouinensis:
- the plsY gene encoding glycerol-3-phosphate 1-O-acyltransferase PlsY has protein sequence MDTLYPLLAALAAYLVGSLAFAVIVSRAMGLADPRTFGSKNPGATNVLRSGSKPAAVVTLLLDAMKGLVPVLLVRLYGKAWGLEDGTVALVALGAFLGHLYPVYFRFQGGKGVATFIGAVFGIDWLLGIATGLTWLIIAYFFRYSSLASLLAAVFAPVYYLLGDRIQWYAEKPVVFALFAMAALLAWRHRENIQRLAAGTESRLGAKKKA, from the coding sequence ATGGACACCCTGTATCCCCTGCTCGCCGCGCTCGCGGCCTACCTGGTGGGCTCGCTCGCCTTCGCCGTGATCGTCAGCCGCGCCATGGGGCTGGCGGACCCGCGCACCTTCGGCAGCAAGAATCCCGGCGCCACCAACGTGCTGCGCTCGGGCAGCAAGCCCGCGGCCGTCGTGACGCTGCTGCTGGACGCGATGAAGGGGCTGGTGCCGGTGCTGCTGGTGCGCCTTTACGGCAAGGCCTGGGGGCTGGAGGACGGCACGGTGGCGCTGGTGGCGCTGGGCGCCTTCCTCGGCCACCTGTACCCGGTGTACTTCCGATTCCAGGGCGGCAAGGGCGTGGCGACCTTCATCGGCGCGGTGTTCGGCATCGATTGGCTGCTGGGCATCGCCACCGGCCTAACCTGGCTGATCATCGCCTACTTCTTCCGCTACTCCTCGCTGGCCTCGCTGCTGGCGGCGGTGTTCGCGCCGGTCTACTACCTGCTGGGCGACCGCATCCAGTGGTACGCCGAGAAGCCGGTGGTATTCGCCCTGTTCGCCATGGCCGCGCTGCTGGCCTGGCGGCACCGCGAGAACATCCAGCGCCTGGCGGCGGGCACGGAGTCGCGGCTGGGGGCGAAGAAGAAGGCTTGA
- a CDS encoding acyl-CoA synthetase gives MAVSQGSDKDHWQRMHGQFRWAVPPHFNIAQACCTRWAQGEDGERRIAIRAHGAEGAAATLTFGTLQAQANRLSRVLAGLGVQRGDRVALVMPQRFETAVTYMAIFQLGAVAMPLSMLFGPEALEYRLQDSGAVVAVCDESSVANLLAVRAACPALRTMVGVGAAALQADLDWGVELAKQPPAFDAVRTKADEGAVLIYTSGTTGPPKGALVPHRALIGNLPGFVCSQNWFGFQPNAELPAEPSPARGRGGEGAVPDRQAPSAGDSQNTAVFWSPADWAWTGGLMDALLPSLYFGRPIVAYNGRFSPDTAFALMQEHGVTHTFLFPTALKAMMKAYPQPRRQFRLKLQAIMSAGEAVGDAVFAYCRDQLGVVVNEMFGQTEINYVVGNCSMNGRTEGGVGWPARPGSMGRPYPGHRVAVIDDDGNEVADGVPGDVAVNRYDVHGDPDPIFFLGYWGNERATRGKYTGDWCRTGDLATRDADGYLWYQGRADDVFKAAGYRIGPSEIENCLVKHPAVANAAVVPKPDAERGALVKAYVVLAPGHTPGDTLVAQLQQHVRGKLAPYEYPKEIEFIDALPMTTTGKVQRRVLRLQEEERARKAA, from the coding sequence ATGGCGGTCAGTCAAGGCAGCGACAAGGACCACTGGCAGCGCATGCACGGGCAGTTCCGCTGGGCGGTGCCGCCGCACTTCAACATCGCGCAGGCGTGCTGCACGCGCTGGGCCCAGGGCGAGGACGGCGAGCGGCGCATCGCGATCCGCGCGCATGGCGCCGAGGGTGCAGCGGCCACGCTGACGTTCGGCACGCTGCAGGCGCAGGCCAACCGCCTGTCCCGGGTGCTGGCCGGACTCGGCGTGCAGCGCGGCGACCGCGTCGCGCTGGTGATGCCGCAGCGCTTCGAGACGGCCGTCACCTACATGGCGATCTTCCAGCTGGGCGCCGTCGCGATGCCGCTGTCGATGCTGTTCGGCCCGGAGGCCCTGGAGTACCGCCTGCAGGACAGCGGCGCGGTCGTCGCGGTGTGCGACGAGAGCTCGGTCGCCAACCTGCTGGCGGTGCGCGCGGCCTGCCCGGCGCTGCGCACCATGGTCGGCGTGGGTGCGGCGGCGCTGCAGGCCGACCTGGACTGGGGCGTGGAACTGGCCAAGCAGCCGCCCGCGTTCGATGCCGTGCGCACCAAGGCCGACGAGGGCGCCGTGCTGATCTACACCAGCGGCACCACCGGGCCGCCCAAGGGCGCCCTGGTGCCGCACCGGGCCCTGATCGGCAACCTGCCGGGCTTCGTCTGCAGCCAGAACTGGTTCGGTTTCCAGCCCAATGCCGAACTGCCAGCAGAGCCCTCCCCCGCGAGGGGGAGGGGCGGGGAGGGGGCGGTCCCGGACAGGCAAGCGCCCAGCGCTGGCGACAGCCAGAACACGGCCGTGTTCTGGTCGCCAGCCGACTGGGCCTGGACCGGCGGATTGATGGATGCGCTGCTGCCGTCCCTCTACTTCGGGCGGCCCATCGTCGCCTACAACGGCCGCTTCAGCCCGGACACCGCGTTCGCGCTGATGCAGGAGCACGGCGTCACCCACACCTTCCTGTTCCCGACCGCGCTCAAGGCCATGATGAAGGCCTACCCGCAGCCGCGGCGGCAGTTCCGGCTGAAGCTGCAGGCCATCATGAGCGCCGGCGAAGCCGTGGGCGATGCGGTGTTCGCGTACTGCCGCGACCAACTGGGCGTGGTGGTCAACGAGATGTTCGGCCAGACCGAGATCAACTACGTGGTCGGCAACTGCAGCATGAACGGCCGCACCGAAGGCGGCGTCGGCTGGCCGGCGCGCCCGGGCAGCATGGGGCGGCCCTACCCGGGGCACCGGGTGGCGGTGATCGACGACGACGGCAACGAGGTGGCCGATGGCGTGCCCGGCGACGTGGCCGTGAACCGCTACGACGTGCACGGCGACCCCGACCCGATCTTCTTCCTCGGCTACTGGGGCAACGAGCGCGCCACCCGCGGCAAGTACACCGGCGACTGGTGCCGCACCGGCGACCTGGCCACGCGCGACGCCGACGGCTACCTCTGGTACCAGGGCCGCGCCGACGACGTGTTCAAGGCCGCCGGCTACCGCATCGGCCCGAGCGAGATCGAGAACTGCCTGGTCAAGCACCCGGCGGTGGCCAATGCTGCCGTGGTGCCCAAGCCGGACGCCGAGCGCGGCGCGCTGGTCAAGGCCTACGTGGTGCTGGCGCCCGGCCACACGCCCGGCGACACGCTGGTGGCGCAACTGCAGCAGCACGTGCGCGGCAAGCTCGCGCCCTACGAGTACCCCAAGGAGATCGAGTTCATCGACGCCCTGCCCATGACCACCACCGGCAAGGTGCAGCGGCGCGTGCTGCGGCTGCAGGAGGAGGAGCGGGCCCGCAAGGCGGCGTGA
- a CDS encoding aldo/keto reductase, with amino-acid sequence MNLVSLGASDLRVTPVCLGTMTFGEQVAELQAHAILSRAVERGINFIDTAEMYAVPARQETFGATETIIGNWLAANPALRGRLVLATKVAGPSRGMPWIREGQGLTAADIQASCEGSLKRLRTDVIDLYQIHWPERNTPMFGSMYYDPRKERTQTSIHEQLEALARLVREGKVRHVGLSNETPYGVHEFVRLAEQHGLPRIATVQNPYCLLNRSVENGLDESLHRLGVSLLAYSPLGFGLLTGKYDAGGFAGDQAPAGARIAKFESVRQGRWGRAEALDAARRYNALAREHGLAPTRMALAFCFTKWQVASTIIGVTSLAQLDENLDAWGTQLAPELLAAIDRLRWDTRDPAI; translated from the coding sequence ATGAACCTCGTTTCCCTCGGCGCCAGCGACCTGCGCGTCACGCCCGTCTGCCTGGGCACCATGACCTTCGGCGAGCAGGTCGCCGAATTGCAGGCCCACGCCATCCTCTCGCGCGCCGTCGAGCGCGGCATCAACTTCATCGACACGGCCGAGATGTACGCGGTGCCGGCGCGCCAGGAGACCTTCGGCGCGACGGAAACCATCATCGGCAACTGGCTGGCCGCGAACCCCGCCCTGCGCGGCAGGCTCGTGCTGGCCACCAAGGTGGCCGGCCCCTCGCGCGGCATGCCCTGGATCCGCGAAGGCCAGGGCCTCACCGCGGCCGACATCCAGGCCTCCTGCGAGGGTTCGCTCAAGCGCCTGCGCACCGACGTGATCGACCTGTACCAGATCCATTGGCCCGAGCGCAACACGCCGATGTTCGGCTCGATGTACTACGACCCGCGCAAGGAGCGCACGCAGACTTCGATCCACGAACAGCTGGAGGCGCTGGCACGGCTGGTGCGCGAGGGCAAGGTGCGCCACGTCGGCCTGTCGAACGAGACCCCGTACGGGGTTCACGAGTTCGTGCGGCTGGCCGAGCAGCACGGCCTGCCGCGCATCGCCACCGTGCAGAACCCGTACTGCCTGCTCAACCGCAGCGTGGAGAACGGGCTGGACGAAAGCCTGCACCGGCTGGGCGTGTCGCTGCTGGCGTATTCGCCGCTGGGCTTCGGGCTGCTGACCGGCAAGTACGACGCGGGCGGCTTCGCCGGCGACCAGGCGCCGGCCGGCGCGCGCATCGCGAAATTCGAGTCGGTGCGCCAGGGCCGCTGGGGCCGAGCCGAGGCACTGGACGCCGCGCGCCGATACAACGCACTGGCGCGCGAGCACGGCCTGGCGCCCACCCGGATGGCGCTGGCCTTCTGCTTCACCAAGTGGCAGGTGGCCAGCACCATCATCGGCGTCACCTCGCTGGCGCAGCTGGACGAGAACCTCGACGCCTGGGGCACGCAGCTCGCGCCGGAACTGCTGGCCGCGATCGATCGCCTCCGCTGGGATACGCGCGACCCCGCCATCTGA
- a CDS encoding aminoacyl-tRNA deacylase has product MAKKDHVSETPATALLRAHGVAFTEHPYEYLEHGGATHSAQVLGFDPFTVVKTLVMQDEKARPLLVLMHGNRKVSTKNLARQIGAKSVEPCAPEVANRHSGYLVGGTSPFGTRREMPVYIEETILGLPRIAINGGRRGYLVGIDPQVCVQLLGARPVRCALEE; this is encoded by the coding sequence ATGGCGAAGAAGGACCACGTCAGCGAAACGCCGGCGACGGCGCTGCTCAGGGCCCATGGCGTGGCCTTCACCGAGCACCCCTACGAGTACCTCGAGCACGGCGGCGCCACCCACAGCGCGCAGGTGCTGGGGTTCGACCCGTTCACCGTGGTCAAGACGCTGGTGATGCAGGACGAGAAGGCGCGCCCGCTGCTCGTGCTGATGCACGGCAACCGCAAGGTGTCGACCAAGAACCTGGCGCGCCAGATCGGCGCCAAGTCGGTCGAGCCGTGCGCGCCGGAAGTCGCCAACCGCCACAGCGGCTACCTGGTGGGCGGCACTTCGCCATTCGGCACGCGGCGGGAGATGCCGGTGTACATCGAGGAGACCATCCTTGGGCTGCCGCGCATCGCCATCAACGGCGGCCGGCGCGGCTACCTGGTCGGCATCGATCCGCAGGTGTGCGTGCAACTGCTCGGCGCCAGGCCGGTGCGCTGCGCGCTGGAAGAGTGA
- a CDS encoding YajQ family cyclic di-GMP-binding protein: MPSFDTVCEPNLVEVKNAVDNTAKEIGTRFDFKGTSAAIEIKEKEITVFGDADFQLGQVHDILTNKLAKRNVDVRFLDKGKVEKIGGDKVKQVVKVRSGIESEAAKKIQRLVKDSKLKLQASIQGDAVRVTGAKRDDLQAAMALIRKEVADLPLSFNNFRD, translated from the coding sequence ATGCCGTCTTTCGATACAGTCTGCGAGCCCAATCTGGTCGAGGTGAAGAATGCCGTCGACAACACCGCCAAGGAGATCGGCACCCGCTTCGATTTCAAGGGCACGTCGGCCGCCATCGAGATCAAGGAAAAGGAAATCACGGTCTTCGGCGACGCCGATTTCCAGCTCGGTCAGGTGCACGACATCCTGACCAACAAGCTGGCCAAGCGCAACGTCGACGTGCGCTTCCTGGACAAGGGCAAGGTCGAGAAGATCGGTGGCGACAAGGTCAAGCAGGTGGTCAAGGTGCGCAGCGGCATCGAATCCGAGGCGGCCAAGAAGATCCAGCGGCTGGTCAAGGACAGCAAGCTGAAGCTGCAGGCCTCGATCCAGGGCGACGCGGTGCGCGTCACCGGCGCCAAGCGCGACGACCTGCAGGCCGCGATGGCGCTGATCCGCAAGGAGGTCGCCGACCTGCCGCTGTCCTTCAACAACTTTCGCGACTGA
- a CDS encoding MFS transporter, which translates to MADPERATLEPPPLQPQVTALGPLGNRVFRMLWFTWFAANTCMWMNDVAAAWLMTSIAPSPLWVALVQSASTLPVFFLGLPSGALADILDRRRYFMITQFWVAGVAAVLCGVILLGWMTPELLLALTFANGVGLAMRWPVFAAIIPEVVPRHHLAQALALNGVAMNGSRIVGPLVAGALIASLGSAWVFVLNAILSVAAGFVIMRWRREHKESPLGRERLSSAMRVGMQFVRQSGRMRGILLRISVFFLHSTAQMALLPLVARGLPGGAAGTFTVLLASMGAGAIFAALQMPRLRAWMPLQRLVFVGTALQALGTLVMAYAPNIAIAVPAMVISGMAWITVANSLTVAAQMALPDWVRARGMSIYQMCLMGSMAAGAALWGQVATWTSVPTSLAAASVAGVILMAVVQRLTRDRGTEEDLTPSQVLKVPQMAGPAHGGRIQVCVEYRIDPARSQEFMAVMEESRRSRLRQGALNWQLVHDLSDPSCYIEQITDESWIEHLRRFDRITAADAQLRDRRLSFHLGEEPPRVMRYVIERE; encoded by the coding sequence ATGGCCGATCCCGAGCGCGCCACCCTCGAACCGCCGCCGCTGCAGCCGCAGGTCACCGCCCTGGGTCCACTGGGCAACCGGGTGTTCCGGATGCTCTGGTTCACCTGGTTCGCGGCCAACACCTGCATGTGGATGAACGACGTCGCGGCCGCCTGGCTGATGACGTCGATCGCGCCGTCGCCGCTGTGGGTGGCGCTGGTGCAGTCCGCCTCCACCCTGCCCGTATTCTTCCTCGGCCTTCCAAGCGGTGCCCTGGCCGACATCCTGGATCGGCGCCGCTATTTCATGATCACCCAGTTCTGGGTGGCCGGGGTCGCCGCCGTGCTGTGCGGCGTGATCCTGCTCGGCTGGATGACCCCCGAGCTGCTGCTGGCGCTGACCTTCGCCAACGGCGTCGGGCTGGCGATGCGCTGGCCGGTGTTCGCGGCCATCATCCCCGAGGTGGTGCCGCGCCACCACCTGGCGCAGGCGCTGGCCCTGAACGGCGTGGCGATGAACGGATCGCGCATCGTCGGCCCGCTGGTGGCCGGCGCGCTGATCGCCAGCCTGGGCAGCGCCTGGGTGTTCGTGCTCAATGCCATCCTGTCGGTGGCTGCCGGCTTCGTCATCATGCGCTGGCGGCGCGAGCACAAGGAAAGCCCGCTCGGGCGCGAGCGCCTGTCCAGCGCCATGCGGGTGGGCATGCAGTTCGTGCGCCAGTCCGGCCGCATGCGCGGCATCCTGCTGCGCATCTCGGTGTTCTTCCTGCACTCCACCGCCCAGATGGCGCTGCTGCCGCTGGTGGCGCGCGGCCTGCCGGGCGGCGCCGCCGGCACCTTCACGGTGCTGCTGGCCTCGATGGGCGCGGGGGCGATCTTCGCGGCCCTGCAGATGCCCCGGCTGCGCGCCTGGATGCCGCTGCAGCGGCTGGTGTTCGTCGGCACGGCGCTGCAGGCGCTGGGTACGCTGGTCATGGCCTACGCGCCCAACATCGCCATCGCGGTGCCGGCCATGGTGATTTCCGGCATGGCCTGGATCACGGTGGCCAACTCGCTGACAGTGGCGGCCCAGATGGCGCTGCCCGACTGGGTGCGGGCGCGCGGCATGTCGATCTACCAGATGTGCCTGATGGGATCGATGGCCGCGGGCGCCGCCCTGTGGGGCCAGGTCGCCACCTGGACCAGCGTGCCCACGAGCCTGGCCGCGGCCTCCGTCGCCGGCGTGATCCTGATGGCGGTGGTGCAGCGGCTGACGCGCGACCGCGGCACCGAGGAGGACCTGACCCCCTCGCAGGTGCTCAAGGTGCCGCAGATGGCCGGGCCGGCGCACGGCGGCCGCATCCAGGTCTGCGTCGAGTACCGCATCGACCCGGCGCGCTCGCAGGAGTTCATGGCCGTCATGGAGGAAAGCCGGCGCAGCCGGCTGCGCCAGGGTGCGCTCAACTGGCAGCTGGTGCACGACCTGAGCGACCCGAGCTGCTACATCGAGCAGATCACCGACGAGTCCTGGATCGAGCACCTGCGCCGCTTCGACCGCATCACCGCGGCCGACGCCCAGCTGCGCGACCGCCGGCTGTCGTTCCACCTGGGCGAGGAGCCGCCGCGGGTGATGCGGTACGTGATCGAGCGGGAGTAG
- a CDS encoding retropepsin-like aspartic protease family protein yields MRAACLAAVLLACAPAFGQSVALQGMLGNRALLIVDGSPPKTVAPGDTFKGVKVVSTAGDQAVVEVGGKRHTLRVGEAPASVGGSGGAPGGDRIVLTASSGGHFLSEGRINGRAAYFMVDTGATSIGLGAAEAERLGIDYKSGQPVRMGTANGVALGWRVMLASVRIREVEVRDVEAVVGQQPMPYILLGNSFLNRFQMKRENDQMVLERRY; encoded by the coding sequence ATGCGCGCTGCCTGCCTTGCCGCCGTCCTGCTGGCCTGCGCGCCCGCTTTCGGCCAGTCGGTCGCCCTCCAGGGCATGCTCGGCAACCGGGCGCTGCTGATCGTCGACGGCTCGCCACCCAAGACGGTGGCGCCGGGCGACACGTTCAAGGGCGTCAAGGTGGTGTCCACCGCGGGCGACCAGGCGGTGGTGGAGGTCGGCGGCAAGCGCCACACGCTGCGCGTGGGCGAGGCGCCGGCCAGCGTGGGCGGCAGCGGCGGCGCACCCGGGGGCGACCGGATCGTGCTGACGGCCAGCAGCGGCGGCCACTTCCTCAGCGAAGGCCGGATCAACGGCCGCGCCGCCTACTTCATGGTGGACACCGGCGCCACCAGCATCGGCCTGGGCGCCGCCGAGGCCGAGCGCCTGGGCATCGACTACAAGTCCGGCCAGCCGGTGCGCATGGGAACGGCCAACGGCGTGGCGCTGGGCTGGCGCGTCATGCTGGCCTCGGTGCGCATCCGCGAGGTGGAGGTGCGGGACGTCGAGGCCGTCGTGGGCCAGCAGCCCATGCCCTACATCCTGCTGGGCAACAGTTTCCTCAACCGCTTCCAGATGAAGCGGGAGAACGACCAGATGGTGCTCGAGCGGCGCTACTGA
- a CDS encoding alpha/beta fold hydrolase, producing the protein MYQPHRTSRSEFVPIRRSRYHVRIWGEPQPGRVPLVMVHGWMDVSASYQFVVDAFACDRLVIAPDWRGYGLTESPPADNYWFPDYLADLDFLLDHYGGGQPVDLVGHSMGGNIAMLYTGARPQRVRRLVNLEGFGMPATRPQQAPKRYAKWMDELKAFHRGELDLKSYDSAEGVAARLMKTNRRLPRDKAEWLARHWAREGADGRWHILGDPAHKITNAQLFRVEEALELYRLISCPALWVEAGDDSLAQWWQDRFTLAEFHQRLASVPNLRKARVDDAGHMFHHDQPAVLARLIEDFLDG; encoded by the coding sequence ATGTACCAACCCCATCGAACGTCGCGCAGCGAGTTTGTCCCGATCCGCCGCTCGCGCTACCACGTGCGCATCTGGGGCGAACCGCAACCCGGCCGGGTGCCGCTGGTGATGGTGCACGGCTGGATGGACGTGTCGGCGTCGTACCAGTTCGTGGTCGATGCGTTCGCCTGCGACCGCCTCGTCATCGCGCCCGACTGGCGCGGCTACGGCCTGACCGAATCGCCCCCGGCCGACAACTACTGGTTCCCCGACTACCTGGCGGACCTGGACTTCCTGCTCGACCACTACGGCGGCGGGCAGCCGGTGGACCTGGTCGGCCACAGCATGGGCGGCAACATCGCCATGCTCTACACCGGCGCGCGGCCGCAGCGCGTGCGCCGGCTGGTCAACCTGGAAGGCTTCGGCATGCCCGCCACCCGCCCGCAGCAGGCGCCGAAGCGCTATGCCAAGTGGATGGACGAGCTCAAGGCCTTCCATCGCGGCGAGCTGGACCTCAAGAGCTACGACTCGGCCGAAGGCGTGGCGGCGCGGCTGATGAAGACCAACCGGCGGCTGCCGCGCGACAAGGCCGAATGGCTGGCGCGGCACTGGGCGCGCGAAGGCGCCGACGGCCGCTGGCACATCCTGGGCGACCCGGCCCACAAGATCACCAATGCCCAGCTGTTCCGGGTCGAGGAAGCGCTGGAGCTGTACCGGCTCATCAGCTGTCCCGCGCTGTGGGTGGAAGCCGGCGACGACAGCCTGGCCCAGTGGTGGCAGGACCGCTTCACGCTGGCCGAGTTCCACCAGCGGCTGGCTTCGGTGCCGAACCTGCGCAAGGCCCGGGTGGACGATGCCGGCCACATGTTCCACCACGACCAGCCGGCGGTGCTGGCCCGGCTGATCGAAGACTTCCTCGACGGCTGA